From a region of the Nonlabens dokdonensis DSW-6 genome:
- the rpsI gene encoding 30S ribosomal protein S9, producing the protein METLHKIGRRKTAVARVYLSEGKGEVTINKKELTDYFTTGTLQYKVKQPFALTNTTDTYDVRASVNGGGITGQAEAIRLAISRALVAIDEENRLALKPEGLMTRDPRMVERKKFGQKKARKKFQFSKR; encoded by the coding sequence ATGGAAACATTACACAAAATAGGTAGAAGAAAAACTGCCGTTGCCCGTGTTTACCTTTCAGAAGGTAAAGGTGAAGTAACAATTAACAAGAAAGAGCTTACTGACTATTTCACAACTGGAACATTACAGTATAAAGTAAAGCAACCATTTGCTTTAACAAACACTACTGATACTTACGATGTAAGAGCAAGTGTAAATGGTGGTGGAATTACTGGACAGGCTGAGGCGATACGTCTAGCTATTTCTAGAGCTCTAGTTGCTATAGATGAAGAAAATCGTCTTGCATTGAAGCCAGAAGGACTTATGACTCGTGACCCAAGAATGGTTGAGCGTAAGAAATTTGGTCAAAAGAAAGCGAGAAAGAAATTCCAATTCTCAAAGCGTTAA
- a CDS encoding response regulator transcription factor, with the protein MKDAKAKILLVDDEPDILEIVSYNLKNEGYQVYTAENGEEAIKKAKKKKPDLIILDVMMPVMDGIEACEKIRKISDLEHTVITFLTARGEDYSMIAGFDAGADDYITKPVKPRVLVSKVKALLRRKDNTAPATSNITKLGDLVIDRDQYKIIYKKEEMILPRKEFELLSLLTTKPGKVFKREEILDVVWGNEVIVGGRTIDVHIRKLREKLGDDSFKTVKGVGYKYVK; encoded by the coding sequence ATGAAAGACGCCAAAGCTAAAATCCTACTCGTCGATGATGAGCCGGATATCCTAGAAATTGTTAGTTATAATTTGAAAAACGAAGGTTATCAAGTATATACTGCCGAAAACGGAGAAGAAGCTATTAAAAAAGCTAAAAAAAAGAAGCCAGATCTTATCATTCTCGATGTCATGATGCCTGTTATGGATGGCATAGAAGCTTGTGAAAAAATCAGGAAAATAAGCGATCTAGAACACACTGTGATTACTTTTTTAACGGCTCGTGGTGAAGATTATTCCATGATTGCTGGTTTTGATGCTGGAGCCGACGATTATATTACAAAACCAGTAAAGCCTAGGGTTTTAGTTTCTAAGGTTAAAGCGCTTTTAAGACGTAAGGACAATACAGCGCCAGCAACTAGTAATATCACTAAATTAGGAGATCTTGTCATAGACAGAGATCAATATAAAATTATCTACAAAAAAGAAGAGATGATTTTACCTCGTAAGGAATTTGAGCTACTTTCTTTACTTACCACTAAGCCAGGAAAGGTTTTTAAGAGAGAAGAGATTCTGGATGTTGTGTGGGGTAATGAAGTGATCGTAGGTGGACGTACCATAGATGTTCACATAAGAAAGTTGCGTGAGAAGTTGGGAGATGACAGCTTTAAGACTGTCAAAGGTGTAGGTTATAAGTATGTCAAATAG
- the rplM gene encoding 50S ribosomal protein L13: MNTLSYKTVSANSATVNKEWVLIDAAEQPLGRMSSIAAKFLRGKYKTNFTPHVDCGDNVIIINADKVTLSGNKWSEKTYIRHTGYPGGQRSLTANELFAKDPTRVVERAVKGMLPKNKLGSAIYRNLKVYSGSEHGHEAQQPKTINLNEVK; encoded by the coding sequence GTGAATACTTTAAGTTACAAAACAGTTTCAGCAAATAGCGCAACAGTAAACAAAGAATGGGTACTGATAGACGCTGCTGAACAGCCACTAGGTCGTATGTCTTCAATAGCTGCAAAGTTTTTGAGAGGTAAATACAAGACTAATTTTACTCCACACGTAGATTGTGGTGATAATGTAATTATCATAAATGCTGACAAAGTAACGTTAAGCGGTAATAAGTGGAGTGAGAAAACATATATAAGACACACTGGCTATCCAGGTGGACAGCGTAGTCTTACTGCAAACGAGCTTTTTGCAAAAGACCCAACTCGTGTAGTTGAGCGTGCTGTAAAAGGAATGTTGCCTAAGAATAAATTAGGAAGCGCTATTTATCGCAACCTAAAAGTGTATTCAGGTTCAGAACATGGTCATGAAGCACAACAACCTAAAACCATTAATCTTAACGAGGTAAAGTAA
- a CDS encoding MGMT family protein — MSSNDFFVRVYEVVKQIPHGRVTSYGSIAKVLGTPKSSRTVGYAMNASHSDIDVPAHRVVNRNGVLTGKHHFPGTHLMQQLLESEGLIIVDDQIKNFKERFWDPMEEIGLQE, encoded by the coding sequence ATGAGCAGTAACGACTTTTTCGTGAGAGTTTATGAAGTTGTGAAACAAATACCTCATGGTAGAGTAACTAGTTATGGGTCGATTGCAAAGGTGTTAGGAACTCCTAAAAGTAGTAGAACCGTAGGATACGCGATGAATGCATCACATAGCGATATAGATGTACCTGCTCATAGAGTGGTTAATCGTAACGGCGTGCTAACAGGTAAACATCATTTTCCTGGTACTCATTTGATGCAACAGTTGCTTGAAAGTGAAGGATTGATCATTGTAGACGACCAAATAAAAAACTTTAAAGAACGGTTTTGGGATCCTATGGAAGAAATAGGATTGCAGGAATAA
- a CDS encoding DUF5004 domain-containing protein — MKKYIGLLALLFIVASCEKDASNTNTTMSTITGNYVLTSLVADTAVDFDQDGVSQTQLLNEATCFSNMDISFMANGDFTATVAEPEFDAMNVLSCPTSVQTGTYTIDASNLLMVTANVNGGTVTENIQLTVTPTTIEFTVSDADLNRYINGRAGTPAGNITSLVAVYTRI, encoded by the coding sequence ATGAAAAAATATATTGGTTTACTAGCTTTACTCTTTATAGTGGCTAGTTGTGAAAAAGATGCTTCAAATACGAACACCACGATGTCTACAATTACAGGTAATTATGTGCTCACATCTCTAGTTGCTGATACTGCCGTAGATTTTGATCAAGATGGTGTAAGTCAGACGCAGTTACTTAATGAAGCGACTTGTTTCTCAAATATGGATATTAGTTTTATGGCCAATGGTGATTTTACTGCAACAGTTGCAGAGCCAGAATTTGATGCTATGAACGTTTTATCTTGCCCGACAAGCGTGCAAACAGGAACTTACACGATAGACGCTTCAAATTTATTAATGGTAACGGCAAATGTTAATGGTGGTACCGTAACAGAAAATATTCAATTAACGGTAACTCCTACTACTATAGAATTTACAGTAAGTGATGCAGATTTGAATCGCTATATAAATGGTAGAGCAGGAACGCCAGCTGGAAATATTACTTCCTTAGTAGCTGTTTATACTAGAATTTAG
- a CDS encoding sensor histidine kinase, with protein MSNSKAPQKNSYRFAFRSSIYITIVLISILFLLDYFDFVTIAYPVLAVLFAISFIVCFSIIQYRVKRFIYRRIARIYEDVSLIESSSFEDQEIATDMRTLKEQVERFAQNKRTEIETLKVRENYRKEFLGNISHELKTPLFTVQGYIDTLIDGAHKDKAIRKKYLLRAQKGVDRLTYIVKDMDMITRLEAGDMSLDKEDFDIVELVEQVFDQFEMKAAKNNISLVFDMKYDNKIMVHADKERILQVVANLVVNSIKYGKENGTTEVAIEDLINNKVIVRVTDNGEGIKKDFIPRLFERFFRVDRTGSRKEGGSGLGLSIVKHIIEAHKERVYVDSELGIGSEFSFTLEKVAFKVEDIEVVEG; from the coding sequence ATGTCAAATAGTAAAGCACCACAGAAAAATAGTTATCGTTTTGCTTTTAGATCTTCGATCTATATTACTATCGTACTGATTTCTATTCTATTTCTTTTAGATTATTTTGACTTTGTTACTATCGCTTATCCAGTACTCGCAGTACTTTTTGCAATAAGTTTTATAGTTTGTTTTTCGATTATACAGTACCGAGTTAAAAGGTTTATATACCGACGTATTGCTCGTATTTATGAAGATGTTTCTCTTATTGAATCCTCTAGCTTTGAAGATCAAGAAATCGCAACGGATATGCGTACTCTTAAAGAGCAAGTAGAGCGATTTGCGCAAAACAAAAGGACAGAAATCGAGACTTTAAAAGTTAGAGAAAACTATCGTAAAGAGTTTTTAGGAAATATATCACACGAGCTTAAAACACCTTTATTTACAGTACAAGGATATATTGATACCTTAATTGACGGTGCACATAAAGATAAAGCTATTCGTAAGAAATACTTATTAAGAGCACAAAAAGGCGTGGATCGCTTGACTTATATTGTGAAAGATATGGATATGATAACCAGACTAGAAGCTGGTGACATGAGTCTAGATAAGGAAGATTTTGATATTGTGGAGCTCGTTGAACAGGTCTTTGATCAGTTTGAGATGAAGGCTGCAAAAAACAATATATCTCTTGTCTTTGACATGAAATATGATAATAAGATCATGGTTCATGCAGATAAGGAGAGAATCCTACAAGTAGTAGCCAATTTAGTAGTAAATTCCATCAAGTACGGTAAAGAAAATGGTACAACTGAAGTTGCCATTGAAGATCTGATCAATAATAAGGTCATCGTACGAGTTACAGATAACGGAGAAGGAATTAAAAAAGACTTTATTCCTAGATTATTTGAGCGATTCTTCAGAGTAGATAGGACAGGTTCTCGTAAGGAAGGTGGCTCTGGTTTAGGTCTCTCTATTGTAAAACACATCATTGAAGCGCACAAAGAGCGAGTCTATGTAGATAGTGAGTTAGGAATAGGATCTGAATTTTCATTTACTCTAGAGAAGGTAGCTTTTAAAGTGGAAGATATTGAAGTGGTCGAAGGTTGA
- the rpsB gene encoding 30S ribosomal protein S2 codes for MANTSDVKSLLDAGVHFGHLTRKWDPNMAPYIYMERNGIHIINLYKTAAKLDEATQALRKIAASGRKVLFVATKKQAKDIVAQYASEANMPYITERWPGGMLTNFVTIRKAVKKMATVDRMKKDGRYETLSKKERLQVDRMRAKLEKNLGSITDMTRMPAALFIVDTVREHIAVKEALKLGIPIFAMADTNSNPRVIDFVIPSNDDASKSIEIIVKAATDSIIAGTEDRKSEKNAEDQLKAKEKEEKEAAKAEAKAQKEEAKKAKATVKDEEE; via the coding sequence ATGGCAAATACTTCAGATGTCAAGTCACTACTTGACGCAGGTGTCCACTTCGGTCACTTAACTCGTAAATGGGATCCTAACATGGCTCCTTACATTTATATGGAACGTAACGGGATCCATATTATCAATCTTTATAAAACAGCTGCAAAGCTGGATGAGGCTACTCAAGCATTACGCAAGATCGCTGCATCTGGTCGTAAGGTTCTTTTTGTTGCTACAAAAAAGCAAGCAAAAGATATCGTTGCTCAGTATGCTAGTGAAGCAAACATGCCTTACATCACAGAAAGATGGCCTGGTGGAATGCTTACTAACTTTGTAACTATACGTAAAGCGGTAAAGAAAATGGCTACTGTAGACCGTATGAAAAAAGATGGTCGTTATGAAACTCTTTCTAAGAAAGAACGTCTTCAAGTAGACCGTATGCGTGCAAAATTAGAAAAGAACTTAGGTTCTATTACTGATATGACACGTATGCCAGCAGCTCTTTTTATTGTAGATACAGTACGTGAGCACATTGCTGTAAAAGAAGCTTTAAAATTAGGAATCCCTATTTTTGCAATGGCTGATACAAATTCTAATCCTCGTGTTATAGATTTTGTAATCCCTTCTAATGATGATGCTTCAAAATCTATTGAAATTATCGTAAAAGCTGCTACTGACTCTATAATTGCTGGTACTGAAGATCGCAAATCTGAAAAGAATGCTGAAGATCAATTAAAAGCAAAAGAGAAAGAAGAAAAAGAAGCTGCAAAAGCTGAAGCTAAAGCTCAGAAAGAAGAAGCTAAAAAAGCTAAAGCAACTGTAAAAGACGAAGAAGAATAA
- a CDS encoding LysE family translocator → MSIVLHLLFGLIIGFVGVIPPGLLNLTAAKISVKQTRKAAVMFALGASVVVIAQVYVGVFFSKLLNDNPETLLLLEQFAAIAFIGLSIFFFIRAMLDTGSPEVKKIDKSPIKLFGQGIILSVLNIFPIPFYIGFSSFLASRGLFKFSYPMAHLFILGAALGTFLMLLAYIKYVKKFAFDSNTFARKINYVLGGLTLFIAVFTIYRIYG, encoded by the coding sequence ATGAGTATTGTATTGCATTTATTATTTGGCTTGATTATAGGTTTTGTGGGTGTTATTCCTCCAGGACTATTGAACCTAACGGCTGCAAAGATAAGTGTGAAACAAACTAGAAAGGCGGCAGTTATGTTTGCCTTAGGAGCTTCTGTTGTGGTGATAGCGCAGGTTTATGTAGGAGTGTTTTTCTCTAAATTATTAAATGATAATCCAGAAACGCTGTTGTTGTTAGAACAATTTGCAGCTATTGCGTTTATAGGTTTGTCCATCTTCTTTTTTATAAGAGCAATGCTGGACACAGGTAGCCCAGAGGTTAAAAAGATTGATAAATCGCCTATTAAACTATTTGGTCAAGGCATTATTTTATCAGTTTTAAATATTTTTCCGATTCCTTTTTATATAGGATTTAGCTCTTTTCTAGCTAGTCGTGGATTATTTAAGTTTAGTTATCCCATGGCGCATTTATTCATTTTAGGAGCAGCTTTGGGTACTTTCTTAATGTTATTAGCATATATTAAATATGTAAAGAAATTTGCTTTTGACAGTAATACATTTGCGCGTAAAATAAATTATGTTTTGGGAGGACTTACGCTATTTATTGCGGTATTTACCATTTATAGAATCTACGGATGA
- the tsf gene encoding translation elongation factor Ts codes for MAKISAAEVGKLRKTTGAGMMDCKKALVEAEGDFDKAIEILRKKGQKVAAKRADRDSSEGVVVANINDSNTRGILLSLNCETDFVAKNDSYVELANKIAEVAFNCNSKEEVLAADLDGMTVEEKLIEQTGVIGEKLEIGGFEAFEAPFVGGYVHGNKIGALTGLSTASDHAEEVAKSVSMQVASMGATTLSYKDFDPAFVQSETESRIAAIEKDNIERGRLGKNLLNIPQFISRSQLTDEALATAKANYEAELKEEGKPEAIWDRIIPGKIERFIADNTSLDKEQALLDQDYIMDDKKTVAQYVESKGADVVGFKRVSIA; via the coding sequence ATGGCTAAAATATCTGCTGCCGAAGTAGGAAAATTAAGAAAGACAACCGGAGCTGGGATGATGGACTGTAAAAAGGCCCTTGTAGAAGCTGAAGGTGATTTTGATAAAGCAATTGAAATTCTTAGAAAAAAAGGTCAAAAAGTAGCTGCAAAGCGTGCTGATCGTGATTCTTCTGAAGGTGTTGTTGTTGCAAATATAAATGACTCTAATACTAGAGGAATTCTTTTATCACTTAACTGTGAGACAGACTTTGTTGCAAAGAATGATTCTTATGTAGAGCTTGCAAATAAAATTGCTGAAGTTGCTTTTAACTGTAATTCTAAAGAAGAAGTACTTGCTGCTGACCTTGACGGAATGACTGTTGAAGAAAAACTAATTGAGCAAACTGGTGTTATAGGAGAGAAACTAGAAATAGGTGGCTTTGAAGCTTTTGAAGCTCCTTTTGTAGGTGGTTATGTGCACGGTAACAAAATCGGTGCTTTAACTGGACTTTCTACAGCTAGTGATCACGCTGAAGAAGTTGCAAAATCAGTATCTATGCAAGTAGCTTCTATGGGAGCGACTACTTTATCTTATAAAGATTTTGATCCTGCATTTGTGCAATCTGAGACAGAGTCTCGTATTGCTGCAATTGAAAAAGATAATATCGAGCGTGGACGTTTAGGTAAAAACCTTTTAAACATTCCTCAATTTATCTCTAGATCTCAATTGACTGATGAAGCTCTTGCAACCGCAAAAGCAAATTACGAAGCTGAATTGAAAGAAGAAGGAAAACCAGAAGCAATATGGGATAGAATTATTCCTGGTAAAATCGAAAGATTTATTGCTGATAATACTTCTCTTGATAAAGAACAAGCCTTATTAGACCAAGATTACATCATGGACGACAAGAAAACTGTTGCTCAGTACGTGGAATCTAAAGGAGCTGATGTAGTAGGATTCAAAAGAGTTTCTATAGCTTAA
- the trmB gene encoding tRNA (guanosine(46)-N7)-methyltransferase TrmB — translation MGSKNKLKRFHENETFKNVIQPTREEVLSDFKYQGNWDSFFGNDKPITLELGCGKGEYTVALARKYPDRNFIGIDIKGARFWRGAKTALEEGLDNVAFMRTQIELVDSAFAKAEIQEIWITFPDPQIKYKRTKHRMTNPDFLAKYKHILQPNGVVNLKTDSEFMHGYTLGLLQARGEEILYSHHDIYSNTESPEEVTGTQTFYEKQYLETGKAITYIKFRLK, via the coding sequence TTGGGAAGTAAAAATAAACTCAAACGATTTCACGAAAACGAAACTTTTAAAAACGTTATTCAGCCTACTAGAGAAGAGGTGCTATCTGATTTTAAATACCAAGGTAATTGGGACTCGTTTTTTGGCAACGATAAGCCTATCACGCTAGAGCTAGGCTGTGGGAAAGGTGAGTATACTGTTGCATTAGCACGTAAATATCCAGATCGTAATTTTATAGGTATAGATATAAAAGGAGCACGTTTTTGGCGTGGAGCTAAGACAGCTCTAGAAGAAGGTCTAGATAACGTGGCTTTTATGAGAACTCAAATTGAGTTAGTGGATTCCGCTTTCGCGAAAGCGGAAATACAAGAAATATGGATCACTTTTCCAGATCCTCAAATAAAGTACAAGCGTACGAAGCATAGGATGACAAATCCAGATTTTCTAGCAAAATACAAGCATATCTTGCAGCCTAATGGAGTTGTAAACTTGAAGACTGATTCTGAGTTTATGCATGGTTACACACTAGGATTGCTACAGGCTAGAGGAGAAGAGATATTATATTCACATCATGATATATATTCTAATACAGAGTCCCCAGAAGAAGTCACAGGAACGCAAACTTTCTATGAAAAACAATATCTTGAAACCGGTAAGGCTATTACTTATATAAAGTTTAGATTAAAGTAA
- a CDS encoding DUF427 domain-containing protein: protein MKAIWNNQVIAESNDTKVVENNHYFPADSIKKEFFTNSETKSNCPWKGIASYYSIEVNGSQNKDAAWYYPDTKHAAKEIEGHVAFWKGVEVTE, encoded by the coding sequence ATGAAAGCAATCTGGAATAATCAAGTAATCGCAGAAAGTAATGATACCAAAGTTGTAGAAAACAACCACTATTTTCCTGCTGATAGTATTAAAAAAGAATTTTTCACAAATAGTGAGACAAAATCTAATTGCCCTTGGAAAGGAATAGCAAGTTATTATTCTATTGAAGTAAACGGTTCTCAAAACAAAGACGCTGCGTGGTACTATCCTGACACAAAACATGCAGCAAAAGAAATAGAGGGACATGTTGCATTTTGGAAAGGTGTGGAAGTAACTGAATAA
- a CDS encoding glycosyltransferase: MQNSKNILIAPLNWGLGHATRCIPIINAVLDNGDHPIIASDGQALELLKKEYPAETFIELPSYDIEYAKEGENLKLKMLKDSPKIWMAIRSEHKVLHEIIHEYKIEGIISDNRLGLYSNLVPSVIITHQLQVLSGSTTWLSTQLHLHYIKKYDYCWIPDVNDTDNLTGKLSYNDDYDLEKVYLGPLSRFEKTENYQKKYDLMVLLSGPEPQRSILEKKLIEELNRFSGRVLFISGKVEAEQKVLKKGSITFYNYLSTSGLQKAFDRSEVVLSRSGYTTIMDLQKLGKKAFFIPTSGQFEQEYLAQLLEQKNIVPQASQADFKIEMLDRVENYQGLSSIQPSTTSISSTLKATFSRVNENSDPIPNSLST, translated from the coding sequence GTGCAAAATTCAAAAAACATTTTAATAGCTCCCTTAAATTGGGGTCTCGGACATGCCACTAGATGTATTCCTATCATTAATGCGGTACTTGATAATGGTGATCATCCTATTATCGCGAGCGATGGTCAAGCACTTGAATTATTAAAAAAAGAATACCCTGCAGAAACCTTTATAGAACTTCCCTCATACGATATTGAATATGCTAAAGAAGGGGAAAATCTAAAGCTCAAAATGCTCAAAGACTCTCCTAAAATCTGGATGGCCATACGCAGTGAACATAAAGTACTCCATGAAATTATACATGAGTATAAAATAGAAGGCATCATATCTGACAATCGATTAGGTCTCTATAGCAATCTAGTTCCGTCTGTTATTATTACACATCAATTACAAGTTTTATCAGGCAGTACCACGTGGTTAAGTACGCAATTGCACTTGCATTATATTAAAAAGTATGATTATTGCTGGATTCCAGATGTAAATGACACTGATAACCTAACTGGAAAATTATCTTATAATGATGACTATGACCTAGAGAAAGTATATTTAGGGCCGTTATCGAGATTTGAAAAAACAGAAAACTACCAGAAAAAATATGACTTGATGGTATTGCTTTCTGGACCTGAACCGCAACGTAGTATCCTTGAAAAAAAGCTGATCGAAGAGCTCAATCGATTTTCTGGGCGTGTTTTATTTATATCTGGTAAGGTAGAAGCTGAACAGAAGGTCCTAAAAAAAGGCTCCATAACATTTTATAATTATTTATCTACTAGTGGTCTACAAAAAGCATTTGATCGCAGTGAGGTCGTTCTAAGTAGGAGTGGTTACACTACCATAATGGACTTACAAAAACTAGGCAAAAAAGCATTCTTTATTCCTACATCAGGACAATTTGAACAAGAGTACCTAGCACAGCTTCTTGAACAAAAAAATATTGTACCACAAGCATCGCAAGCCGATTTTAAGATAGAGATGTTAGATCGTGTAGAGAATTATCAAGGTCTTTCTTCCATTCAACCTTCGACCACTTCAATATCTTCCACTTTAAAAGCTACCTTCTCTAGAGTAAATGAAAATTCAGATCCTATTCCTAACTCACTATCTACATAG
- a CDS encoding T9SS type A sorting domain-containing protein: MKQIYLSILILFTAAISMNAQVMYSEDFDATSVADGSGVEGSTGGVLVNIGDYPASVDWTIDASAATLSASSDWAKTDGGQFAFRDTDGDIIWDSELIDISMATGAFNFSVDASNNNGGFEPTDYLDVLYSIDGGAFVLVQDWNGLGDTTHTFLGEKNGMDWDGSVPEVVTVSGLNGTSTLQIRVIGNVNAGGEQLFFDNINVFEGAPAPSLSITSPADNEVLASGDFAVSFLVNNFMVAQTGGDGYVQYSLDSAPVTDKFDTTDISFTGIASGQHSITLELVDNSGISLTPAVVQTVNFEVAGALQVQDLAGLRAITLPSTDVVTVAGEVFVTHTESFRNQKWVQDATGGVLIDDNAGIITATIVRGDGLTGITGTISEFNGLLQFTPTADTGAPTSTNNMPAPQVVTLAMLNTNAEDYESELVQINGVTFDNADGTVAFSNGSEEPISLGTDVFTHRSLFNVDYIGLPLPTAPSDIVGFITERINGYSVQARDRSDVSTLSNESFETNTFKIYPNPATGNTVNITSSNGEAVNVVIYSTLGQKVLSATSVTNELNISNLDSGIYIVRITQGSAAQTRKLVIK; the protein is encoded by the coding sequence ATGAAACAAATTTACTTATCAATTTTAATTTTATTTACTGCTGCAATCAGTATGAATGCACAAGTAATGTATTCAGAAGATTTTGACGCTACGAGTGTAGCAGATGGAAGTGGTGTAGAAGGATCAACAGGTGGTGTACTAGTTAATATAGGAGATTATCCTGCATCAGTAGATTGGACTATCGACGCAAGCGCTGCAACATTATCTGCAAGCTCTGACTGGGCAAAAACAGATGGTGGTCAGTTTGCTTTTAGAGATACTGATGGTGACATTATTTGGGATTCAGAATTGATCGATATTTCCATGGCAACTGGAGCTTTTAATTTCTCTGTTGATGCGTCTAACAACAATGGAGGATTTGAACCTACTGATTATTTAGATGTTTTATATTCTATTGATGGCGGTGCGTTTGTTTTAGTTCAAGACTGGAATGGTCTAGGTGATACAACTCACACATTTTTGGGTGAAAAAAATGGTATGGATTGGGACGGAAGCGTTCCAGAAGTAGTAACAGTAAGCGGTCTTAATGGTACGAGTACATTACAAATAAGAGTTATAGGTAATGTAAATGCCGGTGGAGAACAATTATTCTTTGACAACATCAATGTTTTTGAAGGTGCACCAGCTCCTTCTTTATCTATTACAAGTCCAGCAGATAATGAAGTGCTAGCTTCAGGTGATTTTGCTGTGTCGTTCTTAGTAAATAACTTCATGGTTGCACAAACTGGTGGTGATGGTTATGTACAATATTCTCTAGATAGCGCTCCAGTTACTGATAAATTTGACACGACTGATATTTCTTTCACAGGAATTGCTTCAGGTCAACACTCGATTACTCTAGAATTAGTTGATAACTCAGGAATTTCACTGACTCCGGCGGTGGTACAAACAGTAAACTTTGAAGTTGCTGGTGCATTACAAGTACAAGATCTAGCTGGTTTGAGAGCAATTACTCTTCCATCTACAGATGTTGTTACCGTTGCAGGTGAGGTTTTTGTAACGCATACAGAAAGCTTTAGAAATCAAAAGTGGGTTCAAGATGCAACAGGTGGAGTACTTATAGATGATAATGCTGGAATCATTACTGCTACAATCGTAAGAGGTGATGGACTTACTGGTATTACTGGTACAATAAGTGAATTTAACGGATTACTTCAATTCACTCCAACTGCTGATACTGGAGCTCCTACTTCTACTAATAACATGCCTGCGCCTCAGGTTGTGACTCTAGCTATGTTAAATACAAATGCAGAGGATTATGAATCTGAATTAGTTCAAATAAATGGAGTAACCTTTGATAACGCTGATGGTACAGTTGCATTTTCAAATGGATCTGAGGAGCCTATTTCTTTAGGTACTGACGTTTTTACACATAGATCATTATTTAATGTAGATTACATAGGACTTCCTTTACCTACTGCACCTTCTGATATCGTAGGATTCATTACTGAAAGAATAAATGGTTATTCAGTACAAGCTAGAGATCGTAGTGATGTATCAACACTTTCAAACGAATCTTTTGAAACAAATACGTTCAAAATCTATCCTAATCCAGCGACTGGTAATACAGTAAACATCACTTCTTCAAATGGAGAAGCTGTAAACGTAGTAATCTATTCTACTTTAGGTCAAAAGGTTTTATCTGCCACTTCTGTAACAAATGAATTAAACATCAGCAATCTTGATTCTGGTATTTACATCGTTAGAATCACTCAAGGAAGCGCAGCACAAACTCGTAAGTTAGTTATCAAATAA